The Henckelia pumila isolate YLH828 chromosome 2, ASM3356847v2, whole genome shotgun sequence genome includes a window with the following:
- the LOC140883141 gene encoding protein IQ-domain 26-like isoform X1, protein MHGRLLKIKKESEVIIKNISKDCIFFPINNVSSPEMGKATKWLKGLLGMKKGKENVGNNSNYVEKKEKKRWSFAAKSSKVSGGLSQIPVVNPATDSAWMSSYMSGTNKEQNKHAIAVAAATAAAADAAVAAAQAAVAVVRLTSQGRGALMGGGVERLAAVKIQSVFRGYLARKCLRALKGLVKFQAIVRGYLVRKRAAATLQSMQALVRAQACARYQRACRSTINDQRFIPELRGRKSMERFDGTRSEFPSKRLSTFYDHSIDESPKIVEIDTYKPKSRSRRFNYTCMSEYGDQDDYYQVLSSPRVIPTRLSIPDCRQVQDVDWGVGSEFYKYATAQNTPRFTNAGHTNSPAKPANNMYGDGYFRPYSNCPSFMANTQSFRAKLRSQSAPKHRPEYDLKKRLSLNDIMASRSSFSGVRMQKPFPRVQEDFEF, encoded by the exons ATGCATGGTAGGTtgttgaaaataaagaaagagaGTGAAgtgattattaaaaatatttcgaAAGATTGTAtattttttcctataaataatgTCAGCAG TCCTGAAATGGGAAAGGCTACAAAATGGTTGAAAGGGTTGCTTGGAATGAAGAAAGGCAAAGAAAATGTGGGCAACAATTCAAATTATGTTGAGAAAAAGGAGAAGAAAAGGTGGAGTTTTGCTGCAAAATCCAGCAAGGTTTCCGGTGGACTAAGTCAGATTCCGGTTGTTAATCCGGCCACCGATTCGGCATGGATGAGTTCTTATATGTCTGGGACAAACAAGGAACAGAACAAGCACGCAATTGCGGTGGCTGCCGCCACGGCAGCTGCTGCTGATGCGGCTGTGGCGGCTGCGCAGGCGGCGGTGGCTGTTGTGAGGCTCACAAGCCAGGGGAGAGGAGCTTTGATGGGTGGTGGTGTGGAGAGGTTGGCTGCTGTAAAGATCCAGAGTGTGTTCAGAGGTTATTTG GCCAGAAAATGCCTCAGAGCTCTAAAAGGACTAGTGAAATTTCAAGCCATTGTTAGAGGCTATCTCGTGAGGAAACGGGCCGCAGCAACTCTACAGAGCATGCAAGCTCTCGTTCGGGCTCAGGCTTGCGCCCGGTACCAGAGGGCCTGTCGCTCAACCATCAATGATCAAAGATTCATTCCTGAGTTGAGAGGAAGAAAATCTATG GAGAGGTTTGATGGTACTAGGAGTGAGTTCCCGAGCAAGAGGCTATCGACCTTTTACGACCATTCGATCGATGAAAGCCCCAAGATCGTTGAAATCGATACCTACAAGCCAAAATCAAGATCAAGAAGATTCAACTACACTTGCATGTCAGAATATGGAGATCAAGACGATTACTACCAAGTGTTATCATCTCCTCGTGTAATTCCAACCCGTTTGTCGATCCCGGATTGTCGACAGGTTCAAGACGTGGACTGGGGTGTTGGTTCTGAATTTTACAAGTATGCAACTGCACAAAACACTCCAAGATTCACAAACGCGGGACATACAAATTCGCCTGCCAAGCCAGCAAATAATATGTATGGAGATGGCTACTTTAGGCCATATTCAAACTGCCCTAGTTTTATGGCGAATACACAGTCGTTTAGGGCGAAACTGAGGTCCCAAAGCGCGCCTAAGCACAGGCCCGAGTATGACCTGAAGAAGAGGCTGTCGTTGAACGATATAATGGCGTCTAGAAGTAGCTTCAGCGGTGTTAGGATGCAGAAGCCATTCCCTCGAGTCCAAgaagattttgaattttaa
- the LOC140883141 gene encoding protein IQ-domain 26-like isoform X2 has product MGKATKWLKGLLGMKKGKENVGNNSNYVEKKEKKRWSFAAKSSKVSGGLSQIPVVNPATDSAWMSSYMSGTNKEQNKHAIAVAAATAAAADAAVAAAQAAVAVVRLTSQGRGALMGGGVERLAAVKIQSVFRGYLARKCLRALKGLVKFQAIVRGYLVRKRAAATLQSMQALVRAQACARYQRACRSTINDQRFIPELRGRKSMERFDGTRSEFPSKRLSTFYDHSIDESPKIVEIDTYKPKSRSRRFNYTCMSEYGDQDDYYQVLSSPRVIPTRLSIPDCRQVQDVDWGVGSEFYKYATAQNTPRFTNAGHTNSPAKPANNMYGDGYFRPYSNCPSFMANTQSFRAKLRSQSAPKHRPEYDLKKRLSLNDIMASRSSFSGVRMQKPFPRVQEDFEF; this is encoded by the exons ATGGGAAAGGCTACAAAATGGTTGAAAGGGTTGCTTGGAATGAAGAAAGGCAAAGAAAATGTGGGCAACAATTCAAATTATGTTGAGAAAAAGGAGAAGAAAAGGTGGAGTTTTGCTGCAAAATCCAGCAAGGTTTCCGGTGGACTAAGTCAGATTCCGGTTGTTAATCCGGCCACCGATTCGGCATGGATGAGTTCTTATATGTCTGGGACAAACAAGGAACAGAACAAGCACGCAATTGCGGTGGCTGCCGCCACGGCAGCTGCTGCTGATGCGGCTGTGGCGGCTGCGCAGGCGGCGGTGGCTGTTGTGAGGCTCACAAGCCAGGGGAGAGGAGCTTTGATGGGTGGTGGTGTGGAGAGGTTGGCTGCTGTAAAGATCCAGAGTGTGTTCAGAGGTTATTTG GCCAGAAAATGCCTCAGAGCTCTAAAAGGACTAGTGAAATTTCAAGCCATTGTTAGAGGCTATCTCGTGAGGAAACGGGCCGCAGCAACTCTACAGAGCATGCAAGCTCTCGTTCGGGCTCAGGCTTGCGCCCGGTACCAGAGGGCCTGTCGCTCAACCATCAATGATCAAAGATTCATTCCTGAGTTGAGAGGAAGAAAATCTATG GAGAGGTTTGATGGTACTAGGAGTGAGTTCCCGAGCAAGAGGCTATCGACCTTTTACGACCATTCGATCGATGAAAGCCCCAAGATCGTTGAAATCGATACCTACAAGCCAAAATCAAGATCAAGAAGATTCAACTACACTTGCATGTCAGAATATGGAGATCAAGACGATTACTACCAAGTGTTATCATCTCCTCGTGTAATTCCAACCCGTTTGTCGATCCCGGATTGTCGACAGGTTCAAGACGTGGACTGGGGTGTTGGTTCTGAATTTTACAAGTATGCAACTGCACAAAACACTCCAAGATTCACAAACGCGGGACATACAAATTCGCCTGCCAAGCCAGCAAATAATATGTATGGAGATGGCTACTTTAGGCCATATTCAAACTGCCCTAGTTTTATGGCGAATACACAGTCGTTTAGGGCGAAACTGAGGTCCCAAAGCGCGCCTAAGCACAGGCCCGAGTATGACCTGAAGAAGAGGCTGTCGTTGAACGATATAATGGCGTCTAGAAGTAGCTTCAGCGGTGTTAGGATGCAGAAGCCATTCCCTCGAGTCCAAgaagattttgaattttaa